From the genome of Amycolatopsis granulosa:
AACGCCACCGCCGAGGAGCACCGGGTAGACCCTGGCCCGGTACTCGTCGATCAGGCCCGCCGCGGCCACCTCGGCGGCGAGGGTCGCGCCGCCGATCGCGATGTCGCCGTCCCCCGGCTCGGCCCGCAGCCGCTCGATCTCCTCCGCCACGCCGCCGGTGGCCAGGCGAGCGTTGCCCCGCACCTCCCGCAGCGTGGTGGAGAAGACGACCTTGGGTAGCGCCTTCCAGATCTCGGCGAACTCGAGCTCCGCGTCATCGAGGGACTGCTCCTGCTCGGCGGTCTCCCAGAACAGCATCGTCTCGTACAGCCGCCGTCCCATCAGGTGCACGCCGACTCCGCGCACCTCGTCGAGGGCGAGGCGGAAGACCTCCGCGGTGGGGACGCTCCAGCCGAAGGAGCCGTCCGGCCCGACGATGTAGCCGTCCAGCGAGACGGCCATCGAGTAGGTCACGCTGCGCATCGGGCCCCCCGGGCCGTCGGATTCAGCCGGATTTGACCGGGGCGTCGTCGTCCACGACGGCGACCTCCGGTTCCGCCGGTACGGCGCGGCGCAGGCGGTGCCGCATGCCCCACGACGCGGTACCGGCGACCAGCCAGGTGACCAGCACCGTCAGGCCCAGCGGCAGCAGGGTGAGCGTCGCCGTGCGGCCGGCCACCCGCGCCAGGTCCGGATCCGTCGCGTCGTACTCGACGCGCACCAGATCGCCCGCGACCAGGCCGCTCGGGTAGAGCACCCCGTTCGACGGGATGCGCACGATGCCGTCCGGGGTTTCGAAGCGGATGATCGTCCGGTCCCACGCCACCGCGTCGACCTCGGCCGTCGCCGTGCCCAGGTGGCCGGTGATCGCCTCGTCGTTGCGGATCGCGGCGAGCAGCAGCCCGGCGCACAGCACGGTGATCACGACGCCGACGGCGAGCACGCAGCGACGGCCGATCTTCAGCCACCACAGACTTCTCGCCGTCACCCGTCCGAGCATAGAAGGTGCGGGTTAACGGCTTCCCCCGGCCGCCAGGAGCCGGTGGGTCCGCTCGATCGACGGGTACGACTCCGGCTGCGCCGCGCCGCGCAGCGTCACCGCCCCGTTCGGCCCGGTGGCCGGTTTGCCCGCGGTGAACAGCCACGTCTGGAACAGCTGGCGCAGCGGTTTGCCGGAGACCTGCTCGGCCAGCGCGACGAAGTCGCTGATCCGGGCGTCGCCGCCCCGGTGCCGCGCGACCCAGCCGCGCAGGATGGCGAAGAACGCCTCGTCCCCCACCGCGGTGCGCAGCGCCTGCACCGCCATCGCGCCGCGGTCGTACACCGCGTCGTCGAACTGCGCGGCCACGCCCGGGTCACCCGGCAGGACCTGCCAGAACGGCGCGTCGGCCGGGTGGGAGTCGTAGGCGTACTGGGCGAGCTCGGCGGCAGTGCCCTCGCCCTGGTGCTCCGACCACAGGTACTCGGCGTAGCTGGCGAAGCCCTCGTTGAGCCAGATGTCGCTCCACCGGCCCAGCGACACCGAGTCGCCGAACCACTGGTGGGCGTTCTCGTGCGCGACGACCGAGGTGTTCGCGCCCGGGACGAAGAACTTGGTGCCGTACACCGGCCGCGTCTGCGCCTCGAGCGCGAAGGTCAGGCCGGTGCTGACCACGCCGCCCTCCGCCTCGAACGGGTACGGGCCGAACTGGCTCGCCAGGAACCCGACGATCTCCGGCGTGCGCTCGACACTCGCCTTCGCCGCGGCCAGCGACTCACCCGCGGACGGGTCGTACGCGGTGGTGAACGGCTTGCCGTCCGGGGTCGCGGACTGGTTCACCTCGAACTTGCCCACTTCGAGAGTAGTGGCGTAGGTGTTCTGCGGCTGCGTGCTGCGCCAGTTCCACCGCGTCCAGCCGGCCCGCTGCTTGGTCTTGCGGACGAGCGTGCCGGTGGACAGGGCGGCGACGTCGTCGGGCACCTCGACGGACACGTCGTAGGTGGCCTTGTCCGTGGGGTGGTCGTCGGACGGGTACCACCACTGGGCGTTCTGCGGCTCGTCGACGGCGAGGGCACCGTCCGGGGTCTTCTTCCAGGCCGTGTAGCCGTCGATGACGACCTTGGACGGTGTGTCGGCGTAGGTCACGACGACGGTGATGGGCTGGTGCTTCGCCAGCGGCCGGACCGGGGTGACCTCCAGCTCGCCCGGCCGGGTCACGCGGAACGCGGCGGGCGCGTTGTTCACCCGGATGGAGCTGACCCGCAGGCCGAAGTCCAGGTCGAAGCTGGCGAGCTCCTGCGTGGTGGTGGCGAGGATGGTCGTGGTGCCGGCGAGCTCATCGGTGGCGGGCTGGTAGGTCAGGCGGATGTCGTAGTGCGCGACGTCGTAGCCGCCGTTGCCGGCGTACGGGTAGTAGGGATCGCCGGCGCCGGGCGCGCCGGGCGCCGGCGCGGCACTGGCGGTCGAGGCGAGCAGAACGGTCGCCAGTCCGGTCGTCACGGCCCCCAGGCCTGCGCGAGTTCGCAAACGCATGCGGCGACGCTAGCCGGAAAACTCCGCACCGGACACAGCCGAAAGATGGTTCCTGCCCACGGGAAGCGGCTGGCCGCCGGAAACGCGTCGCCGACCAGCCGACTCACCGCCCGCAAGAGCCAACACGCCACCCGGAAGGGCAAACACACCGCCCCAACCAGCAAACACGCGCGCACCAGCGTGTTCGCCGCTCCCGGCGGCGTGTTGGTGCGTCGGGGCGGCTGCGGGTCAGGAGAGGGCGGTGGAGACCGCGGCGCGGATGCGGGCATGCAGGTCGCGGTGGCGCGAGCGGTCCACCTGCACCTCGACGACCCGCAGCCCGGGCGCGGGCCGGAGGGCCGCGTGGAACTCGTCGATCGTGCCGGCGAGCACGTGCGGGACGTCGAAGCCCGCGCACAACGCCGCCAGATCCGCGCCGTGCGGGGTGCCGAAGACGTGCTCGAACGAGTCGCGGTGCTCCGGTGCGCCCTGCTCCAGCAGCGAGAAGATCCCGCCGCCGTCGTCGTTGAGCACCACGATCGTCAGGTCCGGCCGGACGTTCGCCGGGCCGGCCAGGAGGCCGTTGATGTCGTGCAGGAACGTCAGGTCGCCGAGCAGGGCGTAGGACGGGCCGCGGTGCACCGTCGCCGCGCCGATCGCCGTGGACACCGTGCCGTCGATGCCCGCCACCCCGCGGTTGCGGTGCACCAGCACGTCCGGGCGCATGCGGCCGGCCAGCGCCACGTCCCGCGCCGGGTTCGACGAGCCCACCACCAGCAGCGCGTCCGGCGGGAGCGCGTCGACCAGCTCGGACGCCAGCCGCAACCCGCTGGGCCACTGCTCCTGCCGCAACGCCCGGCCGACGGCCGCGTTCGCCAGGCCGTCCGCACGCTGCCACGCGGCCAGCCAGTCCGGGTCGGCCGGCTTGGTCGGCGAGTCGAACCACTGCCCGACCTGCCGCACGTTGTGCGCCGGCGCCGGCCAGTCCGAATCGGGCCGGACCAGCAGCACCTCGACATCGGCGTCGGACAGCAGCTGCTGGATCTGGCGGAACACCGTCGGCCGGCCCAGGCACAGCACCTGCTCCGGCTTGTGCCGCCGGATGAACTCCTCGGCACCGAGCAGCCACACCCCGGACGAGATCGCCGACGACCCGAGCAGGCCCAGTCCCCCGGTCTCCGAGATCACCGGCCAGCCGTGCTGCTCACCCCATTCGCTCGCCGCGCGCACCCCGCTGTCGCAGGCGACGACCAGACCGCAGCGCGCCGACGGCACCACGAACGACGGCAGCGCACCGAAGTCGGGCAGCTCGGTCCACCGCTCGCCGCCGGGCCTGCCTTCCAGCGACTCGTACCACTCGTTGTCACCGTCGGGCACCAGCGGTTCACGGAACGGCACGTTCAGGTGCACCGGGCCGCAGCGCCACTCGCCGTAGGCGGCGTTCCACGCCCGGCAGATCTGGCTGCGCCAGTACGCGTTCTGGCCGCCGCGCCGCTCGGCGACGGCCAGCTCGTCGAAGTACCGGACCGCGTTGCCGTACAGCCGCTGCTGGTCGATGACCTGGTTCGCGCCCGCGGCGCGCAGCTCGGGCGGGCGGTCGGCGGTGAGCACGATCAACGGGACCCCGGCCCGGTCGGCTTCCAGCACGGCCGGGTGGAAGTTCGCCGCCGCGGTGCCGCTCGTGCACGCGACGGCGACCGGGCGGCCGGTGCGCGCGGCGATGCCGAGCGCGAGGAAGCCGGCGCCCCGCTCGTCGATGCGGACGTGCAGCTGGAGGCGCCCGGCCGCGGCGGCGTCGTGCAGCGCCAGCGAAAGCGGCGCGTTGCGCGAGCCCGGGCACAGCACGACGTGCGAGACGGTGTTGCGGACGAGTTCGTCCACGATGACCTTGGCCTGCGCGGTCGACGGATTCACCGGGCACCGCCCGGCGTGTCACCCGTCACCACAGTCACACGGCCTATTCTCCCAAACGTGCATGACGCCCGCGTTTCCGAGCTGTTCGACCCGTCCGCCTGGACCGAAATCGAGGGTTTCGGTTTCACCGACATCACCTATCACCGTTCCGTCGAGGCTCGCTCCGGCAAACGCGTCGTCCGCGTCGCGTTCGATCGCCCCGAGGTTCGTAACGCCTTCCGCCCGCACACCGTCGACGAGCTGTACCGCGCTCTCGACCACGCGCGGATGAGCTCGGATGTCGGCTGCGTCCTCCTGACGGGGAACGGTCCCTCGCCGAAGGACGGTGGGTGGGCATTCTGTTCCGGTGGTGACCAGCGTATTCGCGGTCGGTCCGGGTATCAGTACGCGAGCGGCGAGACCTCCGACACCATCGACCCGGCGCGGGCCGGGCGCCTGCACATCCTCGAGGTCCAGCGGCTGATCCGGTTCATGCCGAAGGTGGTGATCGCGGTGGTCCCGGGCTGGGCCGCGGGCGGCGGTCACTCGCTGCACGTGGTGTGCGACCTGACGCTCGCCTCGGCCGAGCACGCCCGGTTCAAGCAGACCGACGCCGACGTGGGCTCGTTCGACGGCGGGTTCGGCTCGGCCTACCTGGCGCGTGAGGTGGGCCAGAAGTTCGCGCGGGAGGTCTTCTTCCTGGGCCGCGAGTACGACGCCGAGCAGATGCACCGGATGGGTGCGGTGAACGCGGTGGTGCCGCACGCCGAGCTGGAGGCCGAGGCGCTGCGGTGGGGCTGGGAGGTCCTCGGCAAGTCGCCGACGGCCCAGCGGATGCTGAAGTACGCGTTCAACCTCATCGACGACGGGCTCGTCGGGCAGCAGGTCTTCGCGGGGGAGAGCACCCGGCTGGCGTACATGCAGGACGAGGCCGTCGAGGGCCGGGACGCGTTCCTGCAGAAACGCGACCCCGACTGGTCGGCCTTCCCCTACTACTACTGAGGTCGCCGTGCGCGAGGTGTGGCTGCGGGGGCCGGAGTCGATCGACGAGCTGGCCGGGGCGGTGGCCGCCGCCCTGGACGGGGGCGAGCCGGTGCTCCCCCTGGACGGCCGCGATCCGAAGACCGCCGGGCTGCTTGCCGCGATGCGGCCGGACCAGCCGGTCGAGGACGGCACGGCGGTGCTCATCGCGACCTCGGGATCCACCGGTGAGCCCAAGGGCGTGCTGCTCTCCGCCGACGCGTTGCGGGCGTCCGCCACGGCCACCCACGCCCGGCTCGGGGGTCCCGGGCGGTGGCTGCTCGCGACCCCGGCGAACTACATCGGCGGGCTGCAGGTGCTGGTGCGGTCGATGCTCGCCGGGCAGCCGTTCGCGGTCCTGCCGTCCGGGCCGTTCCGCGCGGACCGCTTCGCCGAGGCCGCCCGCCCGGTGCTCGCCGCGGACGGGCCGCGGTACACCGCGATGGTGCCGACCCAGCTGACCCGCCTGCTCGACGCCGGTGGCCCGGGGCTGGCGGCGGCGAGGGCGTTCGACGCGATCATCCTCGGCGCCGCGGCGACCACCCCGGCCCTGCGTGCCCGCGCCGCCGAGGCCGGGGTGCGGATCGTCCCGTCCTACGGGATGAGCGAGACCGCCAGCGGGTGCGTCTACGACGGCGTGCCGCTCGACGGGGTCCGCGTGCGGATCGCCGGCGACGGGCGCGTCCTGATCGCCGGGCCGGTCCTGACCCACGGTTACCGGCTGCGGCCCGACCTGACCGCGGAGTCGTTCGACGGCGAGTGGTTCCGGACCGGGGACCGCGGGCGGCTGCGCGACGGTCGCCTCGAGGTGCTCGGCCGCCTCGACGACGTGATCAACACCGGTGGGGTGAAGGTGTCCGCGGCAGCGGTGGAACGCCTGATCACGGCCCTGCCCGGGGTGCGGGAGACGTGCGTGGTCGGGCTGCCGGACCCGGAGTGGGGCCAGATCGTGGCCGCCGCGGTGGTACCCGAAGGCGAGGTGCCGGACGTGGCCGAGCTGCGGGCCGCGGTCCGGGCCGAGGCGGGCGCCGCGGCCGTGCCGAAGCGGGTCGAGTTCGTTACCACACTCCCGCTCCGCGGACCGGGCAAAATCGACCGGACGGCAGTCGCCGACCAGATTTTTCCCCCGGTTGGTTGACATCTGACGCGGTCCGTCTTTGAGTTACCCAATGAGATCGCTGCAACGTTTCCTCGTCGCGGCCATCGGCGCCGTGCTCGCCGTCTCCGCGGCCACCGGCACGGCGGCGGCCGTTCCGCCCCGGCCCGACTCCGGAACACTCACCTGGTCCGTCCCGGTCACCGGGGAGTAGACCGTTTCCGCTTGAATTGCGGTCATGGCGACTGTGACGGAATGGATCGAGGGGGCCCGCCCCCGGACGCTGCCGAACGCGGTGGCGCCGGTGGTGGCGGGTGTGGGGGCGACGATCCAGCTGGGGGCCTTTTCGTGGTGGCAGTCCCTGCTCGCCCTCCTCGTGGCGCTGGCGCTGATCATCGGCGTCAACTTCGCCAATGACTACTCCGACGGCATCCGCGGCACGGACACCGACCGGGTCGGTCCGCTGCGCCTGGTCGGCTCCGGTGCCGCGGCGCCGAAACTCGTGCTCGCGGCGGCCCTGACCTGCTTCGGCGTGGCCGGCGTGGTCGGGCTGGTGCTCGTCGCGGCCACCGGCCGGTGGTGGCTGATCGCGGTGGGCGCAGCGTGCATCCTCGGCGCCTGGTTCTACACCGGCGGCCGCAAGCCCTACGGGTACGCGGGCCTCGGCGAGGTCGCGGTGTTCATCTTCTTCGGGCTGGCCGCGGTGCTCGGGACGGTGTACGTGCAGGCAGGCCGGATCAGCTGGGAGGCACTGGGGGCCGCGGTGGCGGTGGGGTGCTTCTCCATGGGCGTGCTGGTGGCCAACAACCTGCGGGACATCCCGACCGACCGGGTGGCCGGCAAGGTGACGCTGGCCGTCCGCCTGGGCGACGCGGGCACGCGGCGCTTCTACCTGGCGCTGATCGCGGTGCCGTACGTGGTGACGCTGCTGCTGGCGATCGGGCACCCGCTGCCGTTGATCGCCCTGGTGACCGCGCCGCTGATGCGCACCCCGGTGCGGGCCATCACGAGCGGCGGCACCGGCCCACGGCTGATCCCGGTGCTGAAGGACACCGGACTGGCGATGCTGGGGTGGTCCGTGCTGACGGCGATCGGGCTCGCGGTCAGCTGACCCACTTGCCGGTGGCCAGGAACTCCTCCATCCGCGCGGTGTGCGGGGCCAGGTCGAAGCCCTGCTCGGCGATCCACTCGTCGTTGTAGTAGGTGTGCGCGTACCGCTCGCCACCGTCGCAGATGAGGGTCACCACACTGCCCACCTGGCCCGCTTCGAGCATGCCGGCGATGATCTCGAACGCCGCGTACAGGCTCGTGCCGGTCGAGCCGCCCGCCCAGTGCCCGGTGCGTTCCCGCAGCAGCCGGATCGCCGCCATGGACGCGGCGTCCGGCACCTGGATCATGTGGTCGATGACCGTCGGCACGAAGGACGGCTCCACGCGTGGCCGGCCGATGCCCTCGATCCGGGACGGCATGCCGGTCGTGTAGTCCGGTGCGCCCGTTTCCCACGCCCCGTAGAACGACGAGTTCTCCGGGTCGGCCACCGCGACCTTCGTGGTGTGCCTGCGGTAGCGCACGTACCGGCCGAAGGTCGCGCTCGTCCCGCCGGTGCCCGCGCCCACCACGATCCACGACGGC
Proteins encoded in this window:
- a CDS encoding 1,4-dihydroxy-2-naphthoate polyprenyltransferase; translation: MATVTEWIEGARPRTLPNAVAPVVAGVGATIQLGAFSWWQSLLALLVALALIIGVNFANDYSDGIRGTDTDRVGPLRLVGSGAAAPKLVLAAALTCFGVAGVVGLVLVAATGRWWLIAVGAACILGAWFYTGGRKPYGYAGLGEVAVFIFFGLAAVLGTVYVQAGRISWEALGAAVAVGCFSMGVLVANNLRDIPTDRVAGKVTLAVRLGDAGTRRFYLALIAVPYVVTLLLAIGHPLPLIALVTAPLMRTPVRAITSGGTGPRLIPVLKDTGLAMLGWSVLTAIGLAVS
- a CDS encoding DUF3592 domain-containing protein → MTARSLWWLKIGRRCVLAVGVVITVLCAGLLLAAIRNDEAITGHLGTATAEVDAVAWDRTIIRFETPDGIVRIPSNGVLYPSGLVAGDLVRVEYDATDPDLARVAGRTATLTLLPLGLTVLVTWLVAGTASWGMRHRLRRAVPAEPEVAVVDDDAPVKSG
- a CDS encoding M1 family metallopeptidase is translated as MRLRTRAGLGAVTTGLATVLLASTASAAPAPGAPGAGDPYYPYAGNGGYDVAHYDIRLTYQPATDELAGTTTILATTTQELASFDLDFGLRVSSIRVNNAPAAFRVTRPGELEVTPVRPLAKHQPITVVVTYADTPSKVVIDGYTAWKKTPDGALAVDEPQNAQWWYPSDDHPTDKATYDVSVEVPDDVAALSTGTLVRKTKQRAGWTRWNWRSTQPQNTYATTLEVGKFEVNQSATPDGKPFTTAYDPSAGESLAAAKASVERTPEIVGFLASQFGPYPFEAEGGVVSTGLTFALEAQTRPVYGTKFFVPGANTSVVAHENAHQWFGDSVSLGRWSDIWLNEGFASYAEYLWSEHQGEGTAAELAQYAYDSHPADAPFWQVLPGDPGVAAQFDDAVYDRGAMAVQALRTAVGDEAFFAILRGWVARHRGGDARISDFVALAEQVSGKPLRQLFQTWLFTAGKPATGPNGAVTLRGAAQPESYPSIERTHRLLAAGGSR
- the menE gene encoding o-succinylbenzoate--CoA ligase — protein: MREVWLRGPESIDELAGAVAAALDGGEPVLPLDGRDPKTAGLLAAMRPDQPVEDGTAVLIATSGSTGEPKGVLLSADALRASATATHARLGGPGRWLLATPANYIGGLQVLVRSMLAGQPFAVLPSGPFRADRFAEAARPVLAADGPRYTAMVPTQLTRLLDAGGPGLAAARAFDAIILGAAATTPALRARAAEAGVRIVPSYGMSETASGCVYDGVPLDGVRVRIAGDGRVLIAGPVLTHGYRLRPDLTAESFDGEWFRTGDRGRLRDGRLEVLGRLDDVINTGGVKVSAAAVERLITALPGVRETCVVGLPDPEWGQIVAAAVVPEGEVPDVAELRAAVRAEAGAAAVPKRVEFVTTLPLRGPGKIDRTAVADQIFPPVG
- the menD gene encoding 2-succinyl-5-enolpyruvyl-6-hydroxy-3-cyclohexene-1-carboxylic-acid synthase, producing the protein MNPSTAQAKVIVDELVRNTVSHVVLCPGSRNAPLSLALHDAAAAGRLQLHVRIDERGAGFLALGIAARTGRPVAVACTSGTAAANFHPAVLEADRAGVPLIVLTADRPPELRAAGANQVIDQQRLYGNAVRYFDELAVAERRGGQNAYWRSQICRAWNAAYGEWRCGPVHLNVPFREPLVPDGDNEWYESLEGRPGGERWTELPDFGALPSFVVPSARCGLVVACDSGVRAASEWGEQHGWPVISETGGLGLLGSSAISSGVWLLGAEEFIRRHKPEQVLCLGRPTVFRQIQQLLSDADVEVLLVRPDSDWPAPAHNVRQVGQWFDSPTKPADPDWLAAWQRADGLANAAVGRALRQEQWPSGLRLASELVDALPPDALLVVGSSNPARDVALAGRMRPDVLVHRNRGVAGIDGTVSTAIGAATVHRGPSYALLGDLTFLHDINGLLAGPANVRPDLTIVVLNDDGGGIFSLLEQGAPEHRDSFEHVFGTPHGADLAALCAGFDVPHVLAGTIDEFHAALRPAPGLRVVEVQVDRSRHRDLHARIRAAVSTALS
- a CDS encoding dihydrofolate reductase family protein — protein: MRSVTYSMAVSLDGYIVGPDGSFGWSVPTAEVFRLALDEVRGVGVHLMGRRLYETMLFWETAEQEQSLDDAELEFAEIWKALPKVVFSTTLREVRGNARLATGGVAEEIERLRAEPGDGDIAIGGATLAAEVAAAGLIDEYRARVYPVLLGGGVPFFPQRERRVDLDLVETRTFGADVVYLRYRVTR
- a CDS encoding 1,4-dihydroxy-2-naphthoyl-CoA synthase, with amino-acid sequence MHDARVSELFDPSAWTEIEGFGFTDITYHRSVEARSGKRVVRVAFDRPEVRNAFRPHTVDELYRALDHARMSSDVGCVLLTGNGPSPKDGGWAFCSGGDQRIRGRSGYQYASGETSDTIDPARAGRLHILEVQRLIRFMPKVVIAVVPGWAAGGGHSLHVVCDLTLASAEHARFKQTDADVGSFDGGFGSAYLAREVGQKFAREVFFLGREYDAEQMHRMGAVNAVVPHAELEAEALRWGWEVLGKSPTAQRMLKYAFNLIDDGLVGQQVFAGESTRLAYMQDEAVEGRDAFLQKRDPDWSAFPYYY